From Deltaproteobacteria bacterium, one genomic window encodes:
- the rfbD gene encoding dTDP-4-dehydrorhamnose reductase — protein MKILVTGYPGLLSADLVPILRADHEVIPLSIQDLDITRKEEVFKKIETIQPELVINCAGYTAVDQAEKDWKGAFKVNALGVHYLALACRKFNVILCHISTDYVFDGQAKRPYQPWDQPNPISVYGSTKRAGEFFVERLLTRYYIIRSSSLYGKHGLNFVQTIINKAEQDGPLTIVSDQMMSPTWSVNLSRGILKLIRSGNYGVYHLTDQTEGGISWYDFGKAVLKAKGLNKEILPLTCLELNRPAPRPAYSVLDIRYLTLATGYEPLNCQEALEQFLAGQELLDRGSKNP, from the coding sequence ATGAAGATCCTGGTCACCGGTTATCCTGGTTTATTGTCCGCCGACCTGGTCCCCATTCTCCGGGCGGACCATGAGGTGATCCCCCTGTCCATTCAGGACCTGGATATCACCAGGAAAGAAGAGGTCTTCAAAAAGATAGAAACCATTCAGCCGGAATTGGTAATCAACTGTGCCGGCTATACGGCGGTGGATCAGGCGGAAAAGGATTGGAAAGGGGCCTTTAAGGTCAATGCCCTGGGGGTCCATTACCTGGCCCTGGCCTGCCGGAAATTTAACGTCATCCTCTGTCATATAAGCACCGATTATGTTTTTGACGGCCAGGCCAAGCGGCCTTACCAGCCCTGGGACCAGCCCAATCCGATCAGTGTTTACGGGTCCACCAAGCGGGCCGGAGAATTCTTTGTGGAGCGACTGCTTACTCGATATTATATCATCCGCTCCAGTTCCTTGTATGGAAAGCATGGTCTTAATTTTGTCCAGACGATTATTAACAAAGCCGAACAAGATGGTCCGTTGACTATTGTATCGGATCAAATGATGTCCCCCACCTGGAGCGTCAACCTCTCCCGGGGGATTTTGAAATTGATCCGGTCAGGAAATTATGGGGTTTATCATCTTACGGATCAGACCGAAGGGGGAATCAGTTGGTATGATTTCGGCAAGGCTGTCTTGAAAGCCAAGGGATTGAATAAGGAGATACTTCCTTTGACCTGCCTGGAACTGAACAGACCGGCCCCCAGGCCGGCTTATTCCGTCCTGGACATCCGCTATCTCACCTTAGCGACAGGATACGAGCCTCTTAACTGTCAGGAAGCCCTGGAGCAATTCTTGGCCGGCCAGGAATTGCTTGACAGGGGGAGCAAAAACCCATAA
- a CDS encoding GNAT family N-acetyltransferase encodes MDSKKRTTVEEALERIKKGSRIFIGCGCGEPQFLVKNLVAQADRMYDVEILHVLSARDPGYTASTLGGHFRVQTFFMASRGAREAVWEGRAEYTPIFISDIPRLFNDRRIEIDYALIQVSPPDKNGYMSLGVAVDVTKEAIEAAGTVIAQVNPAMPVTLGESFIHLDEVDALIEHEEPLLEVARPHFSETDLTVGRNIARLIEDGSTIHTGLGHLPAAALQCLKDKKDLGIHTDMLTDGYLDLIRSGAVTNREKEINRKKVIASYCLGTRELFDFVHLNSFVEFHPISYTNNPTVISQHQKMITIHEALEVDLTGLVCTSAHPDKVYSGIGGLIDFMRGTWQAKKGKFIIALRSTTRNGQCSCIVPTLPSGSGIIASRAAVGYVVTEFGSVNLHAKSFKDRALALIEIAHPKFRQEFLNLARDQGLLSHGEPITYLTQAIYPQELEKKIAFDSQTLLFRPAKPSDVRIIQEFFYSLSDRDIYYRFLRSMKAFPREEMAAMADIDYHFRMTILCLTGEVGFEKMIAIARYIAEPGKDLVEVDVAVAEGYRRMGIGKDLLEYICEIAKGKGFKGISAYVDADNPKTIHLLKKLGYNMRATLDHGVYEIEILFEEKSAEPSFVVTYA; translated from the coding sequence ATGGATTCAAAAAAGCGAACCACGGTAGAAGAGGCCCTGGAGCGCATAAAAAAAGGGAGCCGGATTTTTATCGGCTGCGGCTGCGGCGAACCCCAGTTCCTGGTGAAAAACCTGGTGGCCCAGGCGGACCGCATGTATGATGTGGAAATCCTCCATGTCCTTTCTGCCCGGGATCCGGGATATACCGCTTCGACCCTGGGAGGGCATTTTCGAGTTCAAACTTTTTTTATGGCCAGCCGGGGGGCCCGCGAAGCCGTTTGGGAAGGCCGGGCTGAATATACCCCCATCTTTATCTCAGATATACCCCGCTTGTTCAACGACCGGCGAATAGAAATCGATTACGCCCTGATCCAGGTTTCCCCTCCGGATAAAAATGGTTACATGAGTTTAGGGGTAGCCGTTGACGTCACCAAAGAGGCCATTGAAGCAGCCGGAACGGTCATTGCCCAGGTCAATCCGGCCATGCCGGTCACCCTGGGAGAAAGTTTTATCCATCTTGATGAAGTGGATGCCTTAATCGAACACGAAGAACCCCTGTTGGAAGTGGCCCGACCGCATTTTAGCGAAACCGACCTGACTGTCGGGAGAAATATCGCCCGATTGATAGAGGATGGTTCTACCATCCATACCGGATTAGGTCACTTGCCGGCCGCCGCCTTACAATGCCTTAAGGATAAAAAGGACCTGGGGATCCATACTGACATGTTGACAGACGGCTATCTGGACCTGATCCGTTCCGGGGCGGTCACCAATCGGGAAAAAGAAATCAACCGCAAAAAGGTAATAGCCTCCTATTGTCTGGGGACCCGGGAGCTTTTTGATTTTGTCCATCTTAATTCTTTTGTGGAATTCCATCCTATTTCCTACACCAATAATCCCACGGTGATCAGTCAGCACCAGAAGATGATCACCATCCATGAGGCCCTGGAGGTGGATTTGACGGGGCTGGTCTGCACTTCTGCCCATCCTGACAAGGTCTATTCCGGAATCGGCGGATTGATTGATTTTATGCGCGGCACCTGGCAGGCCAAAAAAGGGAAATTTATCATTGCCCTTCGCTCAACGACTCGTAACGGGCAATGTTCCTGTATCGTCCCTACCCTCCCTTCGGGCTCGGGTATAATCGCCAGCCGGGCAGCCGTGGGTTATGTGGTGACCGAATTCGGGTCGGTGAACCTGCACGCCAAATCCTTTAAGGATCGGGCCTTGGCCTTGATCGAAATCGCCCATCCCAAATTTCGTCAGGAATTTTTAAACCTGGCCAGGGATCAGGGCTTGTTGTCTCATGGAGAACCCATTACCTATCTGACCCAGGCCATTTATCCCCAGGAATTAGAGAAAAAAATAGCCTTTGACAGTCAAACCCTCTTATTCCGTCCGGCCAAACCAAGCGATGTCCGAATCATCCAGGAATTTTTTTACAGTCTCAGCGACCGGGATATTTATTACCGTTTTCTCCGTTCCATGAAGGCCTTTCCCAGGGAAGAAATGGCTGCCATGGCGGATATTGACTATCACTTCCGGATGACCATCTTGTGTCTGACCGGAGAAGTCGGCTTCGAAAAGATGATCGCCATTGCCCGCTATATCGCCGAGCCGGGCAAGGATCTGGTGGAGGTGGATGTGGCCGTAGCCGAGGGGTATCGGCGGATGGGAATCGGTAAGGACTTGCTGGAATATATTTGTGAGATTGCCAAGGGGAAAGGCTTTAAAGGGATCAGCGCCTATGTGGATGCGGACAACCCCAAGACTATCCATCTGCTGAAAAAATTAGGCTATAATATGCGGGCCACCCTGGACCATGGGGTTTATGAAATCGAGATCCTTTTTGAAGAGAAGTCCGCCGAACCTTCCTTTGTGGTTACTTATGCCTGA
- a CDS encoding YceI family protein, whose translation MAKWNIDPDHTVAAFSVRHFMITLVRGQFNKVAGTMEFDPEDPSLGSVEVTIDAAGIYTGIPKRDEHLRSPDFLDVEKFPTILFKSSQVEPVAVNYFKVKGELTIRETTRPVILDVEYLGRVKSPFDEDVSIGFSASTRINRQDYGVSWNFTMENGGLVAGNHLDLKLEVEADLVQG comes from the coding sequence ATGGCCAAATGGAACATTGATCCGGATCATACCGTAGCAGCATTTTCAGTCCGTCACTTCATGATCACCCTGGTGCGGGGCCAATTCAACAAGGTTGCCGGGACCATGGAATTCGATCCGGAAGACCCGAGTCTCGGTTCGGTGGAGGTCACCATCGATGCCGCCGGCATTTATACCGGTATCCCCAAGCGGGACGAACATCTTCGGAGCCCGGACTTTCTGGATGTGGAAAAATTCCCGACCATCCTTTTTAAAAGCAGCCAGGTCGAACCGGTAGCCGTCAATTATTTCAAGGTTAAGGGAGAATTGACCATTCGCGAAACTACCCGGCCGGTTATCCTGGACGTAGAATATCTCGGACGGGTAAAGAGCCCCTTCGACGAAGATGTCAGTATCGGCTTTTCGGCCTCCACCCGTATCAATCGTCAGGACTATGGTGTGAGTTGGAATTTCACCATGGAAAACGGTGGACTGGTGGCTGGGAATCACCTGGACCTCAAACTGGAAGTTGAAGCTGACTTGGTTCAGGGATAG
- a CDS encoding metal-dependent transcriptional regulator codes for MTSNPDRLNGTPEQHQGHRWYGGREVRTREESIDELLELIWILREKGVTDLNSLLQNTTDPEARAVLNQMMGQGLFEMEGDILKFKEKGESLAEGIVRRHRLTERLLMELFEMSEEEAEEEACKLEHVLSPAVTDSVCSFLGHPPVCPHGKPIPQGPCCKKLTGEMKPLIRPLNDLALGQEGRVVFISTRVKDRLEPLSSFGVIPGIIIQLKQRRPSYVIQIGETSIALDESIGREIFVKAV; via the coding sequence ATGACATCCAATCCTGACCGTTTAAATGGAACACCTGAGCAGCATCAAGGCCATCGTTGGTATGGCGGACGGGAGGTTCGAACCCGAGAGGAAAGTATTGACGAACTGTTGGAATTGATCTGGATCCTCCGGGAAAAAGGGGTCACCGATCTTAATAGCCTGCTTCAAAATACGACTGATCCGGAAGCCCGGGCGGTTTTGAATCAGATGATGGGGCAAGGGCTTTTTGAAATGGAAGGGGATATCCTGAAATTTAAGGAAAAGGGAGAATCCCTGGCGGAAGGGATCGTTCGGCGTCACCGCTTAACCGAACGCTTGTTGATGGAACTCTTTGAGATGTCGGAAGAAGAAGCCGAAGAAGAAGCCTGTAAGTTGGAACATGTCTTAAGCCCGGCAGTGACCGACAGCGTCTGTTCTTTTTTGGGCCACCCGCCGGTTTGCCCCCATGGGAAGCCCATCCCCCAGGGTCCTTGCTGCAAAAAATTGACCGGGGAAATGAAACCCTTGATCAGGCCTTTGAATGATTTGGCTTTAGGCCAGGAAGGCCGAGTGGTCTTTATTTCAACACGGGTCAAGGACCGGCTGGAGCCTTTGAGCTCTTTCGGGGTAATCCCCGGCATCATCATCCAACTCAAACAGCGCCGCCCCTCGTATGTTATCCAGATCGGGGAGACCTCCATTGCCCTGGATGAAAGTATCGGCCGGGAGATTTTTGTCAAGGCGGTGTAA
- the feoB gene encoding ferrous iron transport protein B, which translates to MIFNYLTGTYRVVSNYPGTTVEVSSGAAKDNAFPFTILDTPGVNNLIPNSEDEKVTRDILLSETDYRVINVLDAKNLRRGLLIALQLIEMGLPVILILNMMDEAKSRGIEINLKAIKEVFGLPVVAAVATRKKGLEHLFPALKDCPKSTFSFQYSEAIEGGIASLLPLLPPAPISGRSLALMLLAGDETLRPWLEERLKTPEMEQIEAICSQYRKAYPESLSYRINIERLEKIDQLLLRIQSGERVSVQGWGRRLGEWSTHRFIGFVWMLLALFLSYEFIGVLGADLAVGFMEETVFGGYINPFLIRLVKAVIPFGIVQELLVGPYGIFTMALTYALALILPIVGFFFLIFGFMEDSGYLPRLAVMSNRIFKIMGLNGKAVLPMILGLGCDTMATMTTRILETRKDKIIVTLLLALGVPCSAQLAVIFGMLSGFSPWIVISWAAIIAGVILLVGFLAGKLIPGESASFILELPPLRWPQMKNILIKTLSRIEWYLQEAVPLFILGTLVLFVLDKSGAMASLELWARPLVVSWLGLPAESTSSFIIGFLRRDYGAAGFFAMAQKGLLTPNQVLVALVTITLFVPCIANFFVIIKERGWKMALIISGVVIFIALLMGGVVDWGLKTFSITL; encoded by the coding sequence GTGATCTTTAATTACTTGACCGGGACCTATCGGGTAGTTTCCAACTATCCCGGTACGACCGTTGAAGTATCCTCCGGGGCGGCTAAGGATAACGCCTTCCCTTTTACGATACTGGATACTCCGGGGGTCAATAATCTCATCCCCAATTCGGAAGATGAGAAGGTTACCCGGGATATCCTCTTGTCCGAAACGGATTATCGGGTGATCAATGTTCTGGACGCCAAAAACCTGCGCCGCGGTCTATTGATCGCCCTTCAGTTGATCGAAATGGGTCTGCCGGTGATTTTGATCCTCAATATGATGGACGAAGCCAAGAGCCGGGGGATAGAGATCAACCTGAAGGCCATTAAGGAGGTCTTCGGCCTGCCGGTCGTTGCTGCGGTAGCTACCCGGAAAAAGGGGCTGGAGCACCTTTTCCCGGCCCTGAAGGATTGTCCGAAATCCACCTTCTCTTTCCAATATTCCGAGGCCATTGAAGGGGGGATCGCCTCTTTGTTGCCTCTGCTGCCACCGGCCCCGATCAGCGGCAGGTCTCTGGCCCTGATGCTTTTGGCCGGGGATGAGACCCTCAGGCCCTGGCTGGAAGAAAGGCTGAAGACCCCGGAGATGGAACAGATTGAGGCCATCTGCTCTCAATACCGAAAGGCCTATCCGGAATCATTAAGCTACCGGATCAACATCGAGCGCCTGGAGAAGATAGACCAACTGCTGCTCCGAATCCAATCCGGAGAACGGGTTTCCGTTCAAGGGTGGGGCCGGCGTTTGGGGGAATGGTCCACCCACCGCTTTATCGGGTTTGTCTGGATGCTATTGGCCTTGTTTCTGTCTTATGAATTTATCGGGGTCCTGGGGGCCGATCTGGCTGTGGGTTTTATGGAAGAAACCGTCTTCGGGGGATATATCAATCCCTTTTTAATCCGGCTGGTCAAGGCGGTCATTCCTTTTGGAATAGTCCAGGAGCTCCTGGTCGGTCCTTACGGGATCTTCACCATGGCCCTGACCTATGCCCTGGCCTTGATCCTGCCCATAGTCGGATTCTTTTTTCTCATCTTCGGTTTCATGGAAGATTCCGGGTATCTGCCCCGCCTGGCGGTGATGAGCAACCGGATCTTTAAAATCATGGGGTTGAACGGGAAGGCTGTCCTGCCGATGATTTTAGGACTGGGGTGCGATACCATGGCCACTATGACCACCCGCATCCTGGAGACCCGCAAGGATAAGATCATTGTTACCCTTCTCCTGGCCCTGGGGGTCCCCTGTTCAGCCCAGTTGGCGGTAATCTTCGGCATGTTGTCCGGCTTCTCTCCCTGGATCGTTATTTCCTGGGCGGCGATCATCGCCGGGGTGATCCTCCTGGTGGGTTTCCTGGCCGGCAAGTTGATCCCCGGAGAAAGTGCCAGCTTTATCCTGGAACTCCCGCCCCTGCGCTGGCCCCAAATGAAGAACATCCTGATAAAGACCCTTTCCCGTATCGAATGGTATCTTCAGGAAGCGGTCCCCCTTTTTATTTTAGGCACCCTGGTCCTGTTTGTTCTGGATAAAAGCGGCGCCATGGCTTCTTTAGAGTTGTGGGCCAGGCCGCTGGTCGTTTCCTGGCTGGGCTTACCGGCCGAATCCACTTCTTCTTTCATTATCGGTTTCTTACGGCGGGATTATGGGGCGGCCGGTTTTTTCGCCATGGCCCAAAAAGGCCTTCTGACCCCTAATCAGGTTTTGGTGGCCCTGGTGACCATTACCCTTTTTGTTCCCTGTATCGCCAATTTTTTTGTTATCATAAAAGAGCGTGGCTGGAAGATGGCCCTGATCATTTCCGGAGTGGTCATTTTTATCGCCCTGCTTATGGGCGGGGTGGTGGATTGGGGATTAAAGACATTTTCGATCACCCTTTGA
- a CDS encoding glucose-1-phosphate thymidylyltransferase, with product MKALVLSGGKGTRLRPITHTMAKQLVPVANEPILGYVFQHLMEAGIKEVGVVVAPETQDAVRQFLKNGNRWELSIQYILQDQPLGLAHAVKTAQPFLGNSPFVMYLGDNLLAEGIKDYREQFFKENLDAFLFLKEVENPKAFGVAVLNKKGHITRLIEKPENPPSNLALVGVYFFSPRIHQAIARIKPSARGELEITDAIQELMNMKGLVKGHILEGWWLDTGKKDDFLAANTTVLDDYIKRDICGKCDAKSQIIGRVRLGKKAKVIGSIIRGPVVIGEGAQIIHSFIGPYTTIGPYSRVIHSVIEHSVLMNHCHVENIARLEDSLIGREAKVIQGENHSKALRLMIGDNAVVEV from the coding sequence ATGAAGGCTTTGGTATTATCCGGAGGGAAAGGGACCCGCCTTAGGCCGATCACCCACACCATGGCCAAGCAATTGGTTCCAGTGGCCAACGAACCCATTTTGGGGTATGTCTTCCAGCACCTCATGGAAGCCGGGATTAAAGAGGTTGGAGTGGTGGTCGCTCCTGAGACCCAGGACGCTGTCAGGCAATTTTTAAAAAATGGGAACCGGTGGGAGCTTTCGATCCAATATATCCTCCAGGATCAACCGCTGGGCCTGGCCCATGCGGTTAAAACCGCCCAGCCTTTTTTAGGGAATTCCCCTTTTGTCATGTATCTGGGAGACAACCTTCTGGCTGAAGGGATCAAGGACTATCGGGAACAATTTTTCAAAGAGAATCTCGATGCCTTTTTATTTTTAAAAGAAGTGGAAAACCCCAAGGCCTTTGGGGTGGCGGTTCTGAATAAAAAGGGTCATATCACCCGCCTGATCGAAAAACCCGAAAACCCTCCTTCCAATCTGGCTTTAGTAGGGGTCTATTTTTTTTCCCCCAGGATCCACCAAGCCATCGCCCGAATAAAGCCTTCGGCCCGGGGTGAGTTGGAGATCACCGATGCCATCCAGGAGTTAATGAACATGAAGGGCCTGGTCAAAGGCCATATCCTGGAAGGGTGGTGGCTGGATACCGGGAAGAAAGATGATTTCCTGGCGGCCAATACCACCGTCCTGGATGATTACATTAAACGGGACATTTGCGGAAAATGCGATGCCAAGAGCCAGATCATCGGCCGGGTTCGCCTGGGTAAGAAAGCCAAAGTGATCGGCAGTATTATTCGAGGGCCGGTCGTAATCGGGGAAGGGGCCCAGATCATCCATTCTTTTATCGGGCCCTATACGACCATCGGGCCCTATAGCCGGGTGATCCATTCCGTGATCGAACATTCGGTCTTGATGAACCATTGTCATGTCGAAAATATTGCCCGTCTCGAAGACAGCCTGATCGGCCGGGAAGCAAAAGTCATCCAGGGGGAAAATCATTCCAAGGCCCTTCGATTGATGATCGGAGATAATGCGGTTGTCGAAGTGTGA
- the rfbB gene encoding dTDP-glucose 4,6-dehydratase yields the protein MSKTILITGGLGFIGSNFIRLFLKAHPSCHIINLDKLTYSANPENLMDLSSNPQYHFIQGDIMDEALLHQIGRDFPIQAVVHFAAESHVDRSISGSREFIQTNVLGTHTLLEVFKRYWDDTLGKDPSFRFLNISTDEVYGTLGLEGHFTEQTAFKPNSPYSASKAGADLLVRAYFETYGFPILIVRPSNNYGPYQFPEKFIPLMITNLLEDRPIPVYGRGENIRDWLFVEDACQAIDQVLFKGRPGEAYNIGGESERSNIEVARQVLSFLKKGEEFLQFVTDRPGHDLRYALSNAKIKKEIGWHPTVNFSEGLTRTIQWYQDQGQWWKPLKERLQEESKGFWSKS from the coding sequence ATGTCAAAAACTATATTAATTACCGGCGGTCTGGGATTTATCGGCTCCAATTTTATCCGGCTATTTTTAAAAGCCCATCCCTCTTGTCATATAATCAATCTGGATAAGCTGACCTATTCGGCTAACCCTGAAAATCTCATGGACCTCTCATCCAATCCGCAGTACCATTTTATCCAGGGAGACATAATGGATGAGGCCTTACTTCATCAAATTGGCCGGGATTTTCCCATCCAGGCCGTGGTCCATTTTGCCGCCGAGTCCCATGTGGATCGCTCCATATCAGGATCGAGAGAGTTCATTCAGACCAATGTCCTGGGTACCCATACTTTATTGGAAGTTTTTAAACGATATTGGGACGACACCCTGGGTAAAGATCCTTCGTTCCGTTTCCTTAATATTTCCACCGATGAAGTCTATGGCACTCTCGGGTTGGAAGGTCATTTTACCGAACAAACCGCCTTTAAACCCAACTCCCCCTATTCAGCCAGTAAGGCCGGGGCCGATCTCCTGGTGCGGGCCTATTTTGAGACCTATGGCTTTCCCATTCTTATTGTCCGCCCCTCGAACAATTACGGTCCTTATCAGTTTCCTGAAAAATTCATTCCCTTAATGATCACCAATCTTTTGGAGGACCGGCCCATTCCGGTCTACGGCCGCGGAGAAAATATTCGTGACTGGCTTTTTGTGGAAGATGCCTGTCAGGCCATTGATCAGGTTCTTTTCAAGGGAAGGCCCGGAGAAGCCTATAACATCGGGGGTGAATCCGAAAGGTCGAATATTGAAGTGGCCCGCCAGGTCCTTTCCTTTTTAAAAAAAGGAGAGGAATTTCTTCAATTCGTCACCGACCGTCCCGGGCATGATTTACGCTATGCCTTGAGCAACGCCAAAATCAAAAAAGAGATTGGCTGGCACCCGACGGTAAACTTTTCGGAAGGCCTTACTCGGACTATTCAATGGTATCAGGACCAAGGGCAGTGGTGGAAGCCCCTCAAAGAAAGACTTCAAGAGGAAAGTAAGGGCTTCTGGAGCAAGTCATGA
- a CDS encoding methyltransferase, with protein MTDEGWNPGKLLGISGNYWMSCALQAGVKLDIFTIVGNQMLTGQEIAQKINGDQRGLTMLLNALAAMNLLVKKAESYANIPSGYAFLSKESPQYIGHIIRHHHHLMESWAQLDKGVLSGKPVRTRASFDNPEVRESFLMGMFNMAMQIGPRIAEAVDLSNRRHLLDLGGGPGTYAIHFCLKNPDLRATVYDLSSTRPFAEKTIARFGLTDRVTFQEGNYTEEDIRGTFDVVWLSQILHAEGPDEAQKIIQKAVSILEPDGLILIHDFLLNNHLDGPLFPALFSLNMLLGTAHGQSYSELQITEMLAKAGIREIHRLPLQTPNDSGVIQGKV; from the coding sequence ATGACGGATGAAGGATGGAATCCCGGGAAACTTTTGGGGATATCGGGCAATTACTGGATGTCTTGCGCACTCCAGGCCGGAGTGAAACTGGATATTTTTACCATCGTCGGCAATCAGATGCTCACCGGCCAGGAGATCGCTCAAAAAATAAATGGGGATCAAAGGGGCCTTACCATGCTCCTTAACGCCCTGGCGGCCATGAACCTGTTGGTCAAAAAAGCGGAGTCCTATGCCAACATCCCGAGCGGCTATGCCTTTTTGTCCAAAGAATCGCCTCAATATATAGGCCATATCATCAGGCACCATCATCACTTGATGGAGTCCTGGGCCCAGTTGGATAAAGGGGTCCTATCCGGGAAACCGGTCCGGACCCGGGCGTCTTTTGATAACCCGGAGGTTCGGGAAAGCTTCCTCATGGGCATGTTCAACATGGCCATGCAGATAGGCCCGCGAATTGCCGAGGCAGTCGATCTGTCCAACAGGAGGCACCTTTTGGATTTGGGCGGAGGTCCGGGGACTTATGCCATTCATTTTTGTTTGAAAAACCCCGACCTCAGGGCCACGGTTTATGATCTGTCCTCCACCCGCCCCTTTGCCGAAAAAACCATCGCCCGGTTCGGCCTGACCGATCGGGTCACCTTTCAGGAGGGGAACTACACGGAAGAAGATATCCGGGGCACTTTCGATGTGGTCTGGCTTTCTCAAATCCTTCATGCCGAGGGACCAGATGAAGCCCAAAAAATTATCCAAAAGGCCGTCTCGATCCTTGAGCCAGACGGCCTGATTCTGATCCATGATTTCCTGTTAAATAATCATCTGGACGGCCCCCTCTTTCCGGCCCTTTTTTCCCTGAATATGCTTTTGGGCACAGCCCACGGCCAGTCCTATTCGGAACTTCAGATTACGGAAATGCTGGCCAAGGCCGGGATCAGGGAAATCCATCGTCTGCCTTTGCAAACACCCAACGATTCGGGAGTAATCCAGGGGAAAGTCTAA
- a CDS encoding transcriptional repressor has product MERSVLKQFIKTQGLRQSSQRERVVDAFLSQKGHASAEELLTQVRKIDKRVGLTTIYRTLKLLTQCGLAVERKFNRQVSTFEPARLGQHHDHLICLGCGRIMEFENKAIETLQEVVAREQGFRITHHILELYGYCLDCSKHTGKNSKTK; this is encoded by the coding sequence ATGGAACGATCCGTTTTAAAACAGTTTATTAAAACCCAGGGGTTACGTCAGTCCAGCCAGCGGGAGCGGGTGGTGGATGCTTTTTTGTCCCAGAAGGGACACGCCTCGGCTGAAGAACTCCTGACCCAGGTCCGGAAAATAGACAAGAGGGTAGGGCTGACCACCATTTATCGGACCCTGAAACTTCTGACCCAGTGTGGTCTGGCGGTGGAGAGGAAATTCAACCGCCAGGTGTCTACTTTTGAGCCGGCCCGGCTTGGTCAGCATCACGACCACCTTATTTGCCTGGGATGCGGTCGGATTATGGAATTTGAGAACAAGGCTATTGAAACCCTCCAGGAGGTGGTGGCCCGGGAACAGGGATTCAGGATTACCCATCATATCCTGGAGTTGTATGGGTATTGCCTGGATTGCTCCAAACATACCGGAAAGAATTCGAAAACGAAATGA